One Candidatus Schekmanbacteria bacterium DNA segment encodes these proteins:
- a CDS encoding MATE family efflux transporter → MIDVTNGNLTKPLLKLAIPFIMAMLVETVMNLTNMFFVSRLGSEAIAAVAFCGTLLMLTATIIEGMSSAVLAIVSRRVGEGDRNGANEVTIHTIIICIVTSLVISIAGYYAAAPLMRVLGATPSVFQFGIHYTQISFLGIFSMFFLFTIQAIMRGAGEPIYPVAILASSALLNIIFDPLLIFGIGPFPKLGVSGAAIATVLARTLASSAGLFILFKGKTYIKPTFTNLKLKNDIFINIIRIAFPAMGRMSLTSISRIALMKIVSIFGTSAIAAYGISLRFDMVAFLPGLGFAAATSTVVGQNLGAKKPERAEKVTKIALYCNFIVAGFLAAVFLLFAGEIVSVFDKSTEVLSMGKMYIYIVAPTYLFMSARLVFNGSLRGAGDTFSSMIISLISLFVIQIPIAYILANYTPLSMNGVWISLASVNIFEAIMLGYWFQKGNWKTIIF, encoded by the coding sequence ATGATTGATGTGACAAACGGAAATCTTACCAAGCCTCTTCTTAAACTTGCAATTCCATTTATTATGGCCATGCTCGTTGAAACAGTAATGAATCTGACAAATATGTTTTTTGTAAGCAGGCTTGGTTCCGAGGCAATTGCTGCCGTAGCATTCTGCGGAACATTGCTAATGCTTACAGCGACTATTATAGAAGGGATGTCAAGCGCAGTACTTGCTATTGTTTCAAGAAGAGTAGGAGAAGGGGATCGCAATGGCGCAAACGAGGTCACAATACATACCATAATTATCTGTATTGTAACGTCTTTAGTTATAAGTATCGCAGGCTATTATGCAGCAGCGCCTCTTATGAGAGTTCTTGGAGCTACACCTTCAGTATTTCAATTCGGGATTCATTATACGCAGATATCTTTTTTAGGGATATTCTCCATGTTCTTTCTTTTTACTATCCAAGCCATAATGAGAGGTGCCGGCGAGCCAATATATCCTGTAGCCATATTGGCAAGCTCGGCGCTTTTGAATATAATTTTTGATCCGCTGTTAATATTCGGAATAGGGCCTTTCCCGAAGCTTGGTGTAAGCGGTGCTGCAATAGCAACTGTATTGGCGAGAACTCTCGCTTCATCTGCCGGTTTATTTATCCTTTTTAAAGGAAAAACCTATATAAAGCCCACGTTTACAAATCTTAAATTAAAAAATGACATTTTTATCAATATTATTAGAATTGCCTTTCCTGCAATGGGGAGGATGAGCCTTACTTCTATCTCAAGAATTGCCCTTATGAAGATAGTTTCAATTTTCGGGACTTCAGCCATAGCGGCTTATGGCATAAGCCTCCGGTTTGATATGGTTGCATTCCTTCCTGGCTTGGGTTTTGCCGCAGCAACTTCCACTGTTGTAGGGCAAAATTTGGGAGCAAAAAAACCTGAAAGAGCAGAAAAAGTTACTAAAATAGCCCTTTATTGCAATTTCATAGTCGCAGGTTTTTTAGCAGCTGTCTTTCTATTATTCGCCGGGGAAATAGTCTCCGTATTTGACAAGAGTACCGAAGTTTTAAGCATGGGAAAGATGTATATTTACATAGTGGCGCCAACGTATCTCTTCATGTCTGCAAGACTTGTATTCAACGGATCACTCCGTGGCGCAGGTGACACTTTTTCATCAATGATAATTTCCCTTATTTCCCTTTTTGTAATTCAGATACCGATAGCATATATCCTCGCAAATTATACTCCGCTAAGTATGAATGGTGTTTGGATATCTCTTGCTTCAGTTAATATTTTCGAAGCTATAATGCTTGGTTATTGGTTCCAGAAGGGAAATTGGAAGACTATTATTTTTTAG
- the moaC gene encoding cyclic pyranopterin monophosphate synthase MoaC, giving the protein MAKFTHFDEKGASRMVDVSLKEPTLRTAKARGKIILGSIAYEMVKNKKIAKGDVLEVARLAGIMGAKKTSDLIPLCHPIKITSVTIDYEFNDKERGLYIKSTVKAKDYTGVEMEALAAVSIAALTVYDMCKAADKAMEIREIMLVEKTGGKSGTFKRTF; this is encoded by the coding sequence TTGGCAAAGTTTACTCATTTCGATGAAAAAGGAGCATCCCGGATGGTTGACGTTTCTTTGAAAGAGCCAACCCTGAGGACAGCAAAGGCTCGTGGAAAAATCATTCTTGGTTCAATTGCTTACGAGATGGTAAAAAACAAAAAAATTGCAAAGGGAGATGTCCTGGAAGTGGCAAGGCTTGCCGGGATTATGGGAGCAAAAAAAACATCTGATTTAATTCCTCTTTGCCATCCAATTAAAATTACATCTGTAACAATAGATTATGAATTTAATGATAAAGAGAGGGGGCTTTATATTAAATCTACCGTTAAAGCAAAAGATTATACAGGGGTTGAAATGGAAGCGCTTGCTGCTGTATCGATTGCAGCTCTGACTGTTTATGATATGTGTAAAGCTGCAGATAAGGCAATGGAGATTCGCGAAATTATGCTTGTTGAAAAAACCGGAGGGAAAAGCGGAACATTTAAAAGAACTTTCTGA
- a CDS encoding NAD-dependent epimerase/dehydratase family protein, with amino-acid sequence MKIFVTGGTGFIGRHLISRFLDEGFYVSTMARKGSEHKLAQSKRLNIITGDITESHSLEGILSGVNIVIHLTGILREFVKDGITFEKAHFNSLLNTASEAKKNGVSRFIFVSAEGASPGSFVKYLRSKFICEEYLKTFGFDYTIIRAPLVYGPYDRATANFINLVRKSSFIPLIGTKDAKISPLFVDDLITAIIALVKDGNVGCGTFDMKGKDLISYREMITIIANIMNKKIHFFSIPFGAVKITTRLLENFRNYPLCYDQILMMEEKLEKGEDFSKYINIQPTTYCDGVRKTIEIMGIL; translated from the coding sequence ATGAAAATATTTGTCACAGGTGGAACCGGATTCATAGGAAGGCACCTTATTTCGAGGTTTTTAGACGAGGGCTTTTATGTTTCAACAATGGCCAGAAAGGGCTCCGAACATAAACTTGCCCAATCAAAGAGACTAAATATCATTACAGGAGATATTACCGAGTCCCACAGCCTTGAAGGCATTTTATCAGGAGTTAACATTGTTATCCATCTGACAGGAATTCTCCGTGAGTTTGTAAAAGATGGCATAACTTTTGAAAAGGCACATTTTAATTCACTCTTAAACACAGCTTCAGAGGCAAAAAAAAACGGGGTAAGTCGCTTCATATTTGTAAGTGCAGAGGGAGCATCGCCTGGCTCATTTGTAAAATATCTTAGAAGCAAATTCATATGTGAAGAATATTTGAAGACTTTTGGATTTGATTACACCATAATAAGAGCTCCGCTTGTCTACGGCCCTTATGACAGGGCAACTGCTAATTTTATTAATCTGGTGAGAAAGAGCTCTTTTATCCCGCTGATTGGAACTAAAGATGCTAAAATATCACCTCTGTTTGTGGATGATCTTATAACTGCTATAATAGCGCTCGTTAAAGACGGAAATGTTGGATGCGGCACCTTTGATATGAAAGGGAAAGACTTAATCTCGTACAGGGAAATGATTACAATAATTGCAAATATAATGAATAAAAAGATTCATTTTTTCTCTATTCCTTTTGGCGCTGTGAAAATTACAACGAGATTGCTGGAAAATTTCAGAAATTATCCGCTCTGTTATGACCAGATTCTAATGATGGAAGAAAAATTGGAAAAGGGAGAGGATTTTTCAAAATATATTAATATTCAGCCTACGACCTATTGTGATGGAGTAAGGAAAACTATAGAGATTATGGGTATTTTATGA
- a CDS encoding insulinase family protein encodes MKKHGKLIYFMVSIITLLSACSNLPYKDGMKMEEKTLDNGLKVIIRESHSAPVIAFNMWVKTGSRNEDEKTLGLSHMLEHMLFKGTEKRKVGEIAKEIDSAGGTINAFTSKDVTVYYLTIASRFFSSGLDIISDTIMNSSLDSSELEKEKKVILEEIRMGDDEPERSTYDDLFMTAYSKHTYRNPVIGYQKTVESVSRETLMGYYKKWYVPENMTLIVVGDIDSNKAMAEIEKAFNNFNPNPLPATESFSEPEQENMRFKLLRKDVKQAQVKIGFHIPGVKSSDVPDIDLLASILGDGDSSRLYKKLKLENQIVNSVYSYSMTPQDPGLFLVSLSAEPDKVEEALNIVFSEIKNLVAQNATGEEMSRAKLSIESSTIYTLETVDGMAQNLGNYVTLTGDVNFEEKYLEKIRRSLPEDIRKAAEKYLTLNNMSLIMLLPTDSKIDFNEEKIKALYNNAHKSTVQETSAVTINHEEKTDIKGRHLTENVLSNGTVLIIEEDHEVPVVAIQATFAGGTNVEKTGDEGIMNFTFEMLPMGAGGKSSIQIAEEVDNIAGNLSDFSGRDLSGISLNFLSKYLDNGVDIFFNVLEHPDFPGDSIEKKRTEILSHIKNKEDNLTRYVFTLFSKSLFGDNPYGHDILGTKETVEKFSREGLINYYNETVKADNLIISVVGDVKSEDIVKIMEQRLSSWKTGKTEKIEKVVSFPRLSEIKKSIINKNREQAHIILGFYGPSVLEDDAYDMEVLDSILAGQGGRLFIELRDKQSLAYSVTSFFRPYRYSGVFGVYIATKPDNREKAVSGILEELKRVLSGDITEEEIERSKKALIGNFEIGLQKRKARASVSGSDEALGLGYDNYTRYAGKILAVTKDDIIKTAKKYIDPEHYVITILEPEKTENNNQTTK; translated from the coding sequence ATGAAAAAACATGGGAAATTAATTTATTTTATGGTTAGTATAATTACTTTGCTCAGTGCTTGCAGTAATTTACCTTATAAAGACGGGATGAAGATGGAAGAAAAGACTTTGGATAACGGGTTAAAAGTAATAATCAGGGAATCGCATTCAGCACCTGTAATTGCTTTTAATATGTGGGTAAAAACAGGTAGCAGAAATGAGGATGAAAAAACCCTGGGGCTTTCCCATATGCTTGAGCATATGCTCTTTAAGGGAACTGAAAAGAGAAAAGTGGGTGAAATTGCCAAAGAAATAGACAGTGCAGGCGGAACAATAAATGCTTTTACATCGAAAGATGTGACAGTTTATTACCTTACTATTGCAAGCCGTTTTTTTAGCAGCGGTCTTGATATAATCTCAGATACAATCATGAATTCAAGTCTCGATTCTTCAGAGCTGGAAAAGGAGAAGAAAGTGATTCTTGAAGAAATAAGAATGGGAGATGATGAGCCTGAAAGAAGCACATATGATGATCTTTTCATGACTGCTTACAGCAAACACACATACAGGAATCCTGTGATAGGTTACCAGAAGACTGTTGAATCAGTATCGCGCGAAACTCTCATGGGGTATTATAAAAAATGGTATGTTCCTGAGAATATGACCTTAATAGTTGTCGGAGATATCGACAGCAATAAGGCAATGGCTGAAATAGAAAAAGCATTTAATAATTTTAATCCAAACCCGCTTCCAGCAACAGAATCCTTTTCAGAGCCTGAGCAGGAAAATATGAGATTTAAACTCCTGAGAAAAGATGTAAAACAGGCGCAGGTCAAAATCGGATTTCATATACCAGGAGTCAAATCATCGGATGTTCCTGATATCGATCTTCTGGCATCAATTTTGGGTGATGGAGACAGCTCACGGCTTTATAAGAAACTTAAACTTGAAAACCAGATTGTCAATTCTGTCTATTCCTACTCCATGACGCCGCAGGACCCCGGGCTTTTTCTCGTAAGTTTGTCTGCGGAGCCTGATAAAGTTGAAGAGGCATTAAATATTGTGTTTTCTGAAATCAAGAATTTGGTTGCACAGAATGCCACCGGAGAAGAGATGTCTCGCGCAAAACTCTCAATTGAGAGCAGCACTATTTATACGCTTGAAACTGTTGATGGTATGGCGCAGAATCTTGGCAACTACGTTACGCTTACAGGAGATGTGAATTTCGAAGAAAAATATCTTGAAAAAATAAGAAGATCGCTTCCTGAGGATATCAGAAAAGCTGCTGAAAAATATCTCACACTAAACAATATGAGCCTCATAATGCTTCTGCCAACAGACTCAAAAATTGATTTCAATGAGGAAAAAATCAAGGCGCTTTACAATAATGCTCATAAGTCTACAGTTCAAGAAACGTCTGCGGTAACTATCAATCATGAGGAAAAAACAGATATAAAAGGACGTCATCTTACAGAGAATGTATTGTCAAATGGCACTGTTCTTATAATTGAAGAAGACCACGAAGTTCCTGTTGTAGCCATTCAGGCCACTTTTGCGGGAGGCACAAATGTGGAAAAAACAGGAGATGAAGGCATAATGAATTTCACGTTTGAAATGCTTCCAATGGGCGCCGGAGGGAAATCCTCAATTCAAATAGCTGAAGAGGTAGATAATATTGCAGGGAATCTGTCTGATTTCTCAGGGCGTGACCTGTCAGGTATTTCTCTGAACTTTTTATCCAAGTATTTAGACAATGGGGTGGATATATTTTTTAATGTATTAGAGCATCCTGATTTTCCAGGCGATTCCATTGAGAAAAAACGGACGGAAATTCTTTCCCATATAAAGAATAAAGAAGATAATCTGACCCGCTATGTTTTTACATTATTCAGCAAAAGTCTCTTTGGCGATAACCCTTATGGTCATGACATACTAGGCACAAAAGAAACCGTAGAGAAATTTTCGAGAGAAGGTCTGATAAATTATTACAATGAAACAGTTAAAGCAGACAACCTTATTATATCAGTGGTAGGTGATGTAAAATCAGAAGATATAGTGAAGATAATGGAACAAAGATTAAGTTCCTGGAAAACCGGAAAAACAGAAAAAATCGAGAAGGTAGTTTCTTTTCCAAGGCTAAGCGAAATAAAAAAAAGCATTATCAATAAAAACAGGGAACAAGCTCACATTATTTTGGGATTTTACGGGCCATCAGTTCTGGAAGATGATGCATATGACATGGAGGTCCTTGATTCAATTTTAGCAGGCCAGGGAGGAAGACTCTTTATAGAGCTTCGCGATAAACAAAGCCTTGCATATTCTGTAACATCTTTTTTCAGACCCTACCGCTACAGCGGTGTTTTTGGTGTATATATTGCAACAAAACCTGATAACAGAGAAAAGGCTGTCTCCGGCATCCTTGAGGAATTAAAAAGAGTTTTAAGCGGAGATATAACAGAGGAAGAAATAGAACGATCTAAAAAGGCTCTTATTGGGAACTTTGAGATAGGTCTTCAGAAAAGAAAAGCAAGGGCTTCAGTTAGCGGCAGCGATGAGGCGCTTGGATTGGGGTATGACAATTATACTCGCTATGCTGGAAAAATTCTCGCAGTTACAAAAGATGATATTATTAAAACAGCTAAGAAATATATTGATCCTGAGCACTATGTTATAACGATTTTAGAGCCTGAAAAAACTGAGAATAATAACCAGACGACTAAATAG